aaaacgcACCCACTCTTTTGGGGAACCCAAGATGTATAAATGCGTTAAGAAACGAGtttgaaaaactgaaatgttTTCAGTCTGGAGAGCCTACGCAGTGGAGCATAGTCTTTGAACTATTCAAAGAAAGtttcaaagtgttttttttttgttccggGAGATTTGGTAACCCCTACGGGAGACCGGGAGATTCGTTCCTCATGCGGAAGACTCCAAGATAATCTCGAACAGCTGGCATGATCGAGGTGTTCTCTGAGATGCAAGGAAATTCATCCATAATTTTAATTGGCAGGGAAACTATAGAGCAGTTAAATTGCAGCTGCTCAAACAGCGCAAGTCCAATGGCTCACTTGAAAACAAGCTCTGGCAgaagcctatgagtaggagcatgcaactccactatatttctgtcacggcgttttaaTAGACTGATTCATTTTTacatcgaattcccctggaataagactcccatgggagtactatgaccaatcacaaggAACTAATTGAAGTCACTGCGtaactggagcggaactgccttgattttagaaaaaaaaaggtatgcTAAacatagatcagtctgtaaaaatccCCTGACATAGGCATAgacattgtaacccacaaattattggattataatgagatgattgtaacccacaaattattggattgtaatgcgatgattgtaacccataaattattggattgtaatgagttgattgtaacccacaaattattgaatCGTAATGCcttgattgtaacccacaaattattggattgtaatgaggtgattgttacccacaaattattggattgtaatgaggtgattgttacccacaaattattggattgtaatgcgatgattgtaacccataagttattggattgtaatgaaatgattgtaacccacaaattattggattgtaatgaggtgattgtaacccaaaaattattggattgtaatgagatgattgtaacccacaaattattggactgtaatgaggtgattgtaacccaaaaagtattggattgtaatgcggtgattgtaacccataaattattggattgtaatgaggtgattgtaacccacaaattattggattgtaatgagttgattgtaacccacaaattattggattgtaatgcgatgattgtaacccacaaattattggattgtaatgagttgattgtaacccacaaattattgaatCGTAATGCcttgattgtaacccacaaattattggattgtaatgagttgattgtaacccacaaattattgaatCGTAATGCcttgattgtaacccacaaattattggattgtaatgaggtgattgttacccacaaattattggattgtaatgaggtgattgttacccacaaattattggattgtaatgcgatgattgtaacccataagttattggattgtaatgaaatgattgtaacccacaaattattggattgtaatgaggtgattgtaacccaaaaattattggattgtaatgagatgattgtaacccacaaattattggactgtaatgaggtgattgtaacccaaaaagtattggattgtaatgcggtgattgtaacccataaattattggattgtaatgaggtgattgtaacccacaaattattggattgtaatgagttgattgtaacccacaaattattggattgtaatgcgatgattgtaacccataaattattggattgtaatgagatcattgtaacccacaaattagtGGATTGTAATGCcttgattgtaacccacaaattattggattgtaatgcgattattgtaacccataaattattggattgtaatgagatgattgtaacccacaaattattggattgtaatgaggtgattgtaacccacagattattggattgtaatgcgatgattgtaacccataaattattggactGTAATAAGATTATTGTAAACCAAagattattggattgtaatgccatgattgtaacccataaattattggattgtaatgccttgattgtaacaaacaaattattggattgtcaTGAGGTGAttataacccacaaattatgggattgtaatgcgatgattgtaacccataaattattggattgtaatgagttgattgtaacccacaaattattggattgtaatgcgatgattgtaacccacaaattattggattgtaatgaggtgattATAATtataacccataaattattggattgtaatgcgatgattgtaacccacaaattattggattgtaatgaggtgattgtaacccacaaattattggattgtaatgagattattgcaacccacaaattattggattgtaatgccttgattgtaacccataaactattggattgtaatgaggtgattgtaacccataaattattggattgtaatgcgatgattgtaacccacaaattattggattgtaatgaggtgattgtaacccacaaattattggattgtaatgagttgattgtaacccacaaattattggattgtaatgcgatgattgtaacccacaaattattggattgtaatgagatcattgtaacccacaaattattggattgtaatgcgatgattgtaacccataaattattggattgtaatgaggtgattgtaacccacaaattattggattgtaatgagatcattgtaacccacaaattattggattgtaatgcgatgattgtaacccataaattattggattgtaatgaggtgattgtaacccacaaattattggattgtaatgaggtgattgtaacccacaaattattggattgtaatgagattattgtaacccacaaattattggattgtaatgccttgattgtaacccacaagttattggattgtaatgcgatgattgtaacccataaattattggattgtaatgagattattgtaacccaaaaattattggattgtaatgagatcattgtaacccacaaattattggattgtaatgaggtgattgtaacccacaaattattggattgtaatgagatcattgtaacccacaaattattggattgtaatgccttgattgtaacccacaagttattggattgtaatgcgatgattgtaacccataaattattggattgtaatgagttaattgtaacccacaaattattggattgtaatgccttgattgtaacccacaaattattggattgtaatgagttgattgtaacccacaaattattggattgtaatgaggtcattgtaacccacaaattattggattgtaatgagatcattgtaacccacaaattattggattgtaatgaggtgattgtaacccacaaattattggattgtaatgagatcattgtaacccacaaattattggattgtaatgaggtgattgtaacccacaaattattgaattgtaatgcaatgattgtaacccataaattattggattgtaatgcgatgattgtaacccacaaattattggattgtaatgaggtgattgtaatccacaaattattggattgtaatgccttgattgtaacccataaattattggattgtaatgaggtgattgtaacccacaaattattggattgtaatgcgatgattgtaacccataaattattggattgtaatgccttgattgtaacccacaaattattggattgtaatgcgattattgtaacccacaaattattggattgtaatgaggtgattgtaacccacaaattattggattgtaatgaggtgattgtaacccacaaattattggattgtaatgccttgattgtaacccataaattattggattgtaatgaggtgattgtaacccacaaattattggattgtaatgcgatgattgtaacccataaattattggattgtaatgccttgattgtaacccacaaattattggattgtaatgcgattattgtaacccacaaattattggattgtaatgaggtgattgtaacccacaaattattggattgtaatgaggtgattgtaacccacaaattattgaattgtaatgcgatgattgtaacccataaattattggattgtaatgcgatgattgtaacccacaaattattggattgtaatgaggtgattgtaatccacaaattattggattgtaatgccttgattgtaacccacaaattattggattgtaatgccttgattgtaacccacaaattattggattgtaatgagttgattgtaacccacaaattattggattgtaatgaggtgattgtTACCCACAAATTATTTCCTGCTTTTTATCTCCTTTTATGAGTTTTGAAGCTCGAAGAAAATCGCAATGCGCCAAACTGGTCTAAACTACTTCAATTCTTTGTCGCTAATTTTCGGCTTTGAAGTCGCTGTCGGCAGAAAGATCACGGAATGCAAAAACTTGCTAAATATGGGGTGGATCACGATGCACTGAAATGGTTTAAATCTTACCTAGCAAATCGTCTACAACGATGCAACGTAAACAATTACCTCTCCAGTACAAGCCCTTTAAACTGTGGAGCTCCCCAAGGATCAACAATTGGCCCTCTATTCTTTTTGATCTATATAAATGACCTACCAAattgcttaattaagcttaGGCTCCCCTAGAAcgtatgctgatgacacgaaTGTCACCTTTGCTGCATCTGACATGCTTGGTCTTGAAACCCAAATCAATACTGAACTGAAAAGCATTAATCTCTGGCTCAAAGCTAACAAGTTAAGCCTCAATGTGGCAATGTGAGTTTATGGTCATTGGCTCGCGTCAAAAATTGCAGTCTTTAAATGACAAGACAATAAATGTTAATGTAGAGGGCGTCAAACTAAACCAAACAGATCATAGCAAAGCTCTCGGACTGAATATAGATGAAAATCTATCCTGGAAGGAACACGTACACGCAAATTCAAAAAAGATCGCTTCCAGTATCGGTGCACTTAAACGAGTCAGACCTTTTATTTCAATGCATACCGTTATTACAATATATAAAGGTCTTATCGAGCCACAATTTGACTACTGTAGCGTTGTTTGGGATGGCTTGTCACAACAGCTGAGTGAGAAactacaaaaactacaaaatcgcGCTGCTAGAGTAATTACTAAATCAAGTTATAATACGAACTCTAGCTGTCTTCTCAAGTCTCTCGGCTGGGATAACTTACCAGTTAGAACTTCGGACGAAGCAAAAGCCAAATCTAAAGTACAAATGCGTTAATAAGCTCGCTCCAAATTATCTTTGTAACATGTTCGCTTCGTGAACTCTGTCCTTTGATTTTCGTGACGCAAGTCAAAAATTGTACTTGCCGAAACCAAGAACTGACTACCTCAAGCGTAGCTTCACTTGTAGGGGAGCTTCTCTTTGGAACGATCTTCCTGAGGATATCCGCACTACAAAATCTCTACGCAACTTCAAGAGAAGAATTCATAAATGGCTCTCTGTCAGTCTCTGTATCGGACCCCACACGGCAAATATGTAAACCAGTTAATAGAAAATTTTACTTAAGCtgaatttcttctttgttttctattggCAAACTGATATTTTTACCgtgttttaaataaagttttcattcaTTTCGTGATAGAGTGGCCGTCTTTTGTCACTATTTCATTTGGGCGCTGTCGCTACTTTTTGGCCCATGTCGCTTGTCGGAATTTACCCTGGCAGGGCCTCGTGAAAAGGTCAAAGTCCTCTGCGTATTAAAGGCAACTCTGGCCTGCACAAAATAAACCCGCATCCACGACACATGCAATTTGACAGTACAAGGCAGGACACACAACAACTGTCTCAGTCTCTTTCCACAACAACAAGATGGATTCCTTACAGGGTAAGTTGATTTCTCTTTTATCAAAGGCTTATGAGGAGTTACAACAATATTTGAGCGCCGAACATATAGGACATTCACAGAGTAAACCCTCAATGAAGCCATGCCAAGAGCGAAAGCGCTCAAGACGGAGCAACAAGAGACAAACAACTCTGCAACTGCCTTTCCATTTTCGATAGCGACTTGAAGTTTTGAAAAAGTATAGGAAAGCGACTTATTCGAGGGCGCCCTGTGTAGTGTATAACAGGGTATAAGAGTTATAAGATTCGAAATACATGCAGGCTTTCTATTGCAGATTACAACGTCCTCGCCACAGTAAAATACTTCAGATTCTGAACTTTCCATTAAATACTCATAGTAGTTTTATAATAAACGGACTCCAAAGTCCTAATTGATTTAGATATTCGCCCCAAGTACAAAATTGGCTATTCGGTTTTTGTCACGCACGAAATTTAAGATTTGTATTGGAGGCTGTAAGAAACCTACACATCTGTGGGCTTCACAATCTTTATTTCCTTCCGTCTGAGGTTTCTATAACTTCACCATCTCGGTACAATTTTGATCTATCAAGGTAAAAATCCAGCTTTTCTGAGCAGTCGCACTTTCTCTCTCCTTTGACAATCAACATCTAGAACATTCTCTCTCCCAAACACATGACTCATCTAAGCACGTGTCCTTACACTTAATGCGTAACGCAATGCGTAACGCCAACTACAGATTTCGGACAGGTGGCTGAGAAATTATCATGGTATTTGAAAACTTGACTAAACCACAAATGATGTCGAGCCGAACTTGAAATCGTTCCATCGGCTGAATTAGTTGTTTGAAGTTCAATTTCGATTCGCTTAGTAGGTCCAAGTACGACTGAACTCCACGTGACGTGAACCTTTGGCTTGTGACGTGAACCTTCGATTTATTCAAGCTGATTCAAGTCAAAGTACGCTGTGcgttgcgttttttttttacaatataaTCTTTCATCACCCGCCAGCCGTTCGCAGTTGCAAAGTTCGATTCGATTATTCCAccctacctttttttttttacttctcttttaaaccaatcactaagcgtggcaatcgcaatcacgtaattacttttgacggtcatttgaaaaccgctctagttTGAGCGTTTCTctgctttaattttttaatattattaccaATAATTTCAAATTCTTGCTTGAATTTACGAGAAATGGGCGAAATTAAAAAAGGACCGGGAGATCCCTCGGGCTGTTTAAGTGAtgtgttcattttattttgtttaaagtAAAGAGCATGGCCGAGTACGCGACCAAAGAAGAGATGCGCGAATGCAAAAGGCCAGTCAGCCGAACATACGTCAAGAGGGAGGATGACAAATTCAAAGCTGGAGCTCGCGTCGACGGTGATCTCAACCGCAGTCTTATAGCAGCGCGGGCTCAAGCTGGAATGAAGGTTACTGACTGGGGAGCCACGATTGGTGCAGGGGCAGAGTGCCATTTCTTTCAAGTGAAGTTTACCAACCAAATTGAAGTTAGCAGCAGGATTCTAGGAGCTGATGCAGTGGCGTATGTGGGGGTCGATTTGGAAGGTTTTGTCAAGGAAGGTAGCGTCATGGGAGCAGAGGCTAGAGCAAGGGCGACACTGGGTGAGTTTAAAGCAGGGCCCCTGCATGCGCACTTTGGTCTTGGAGTATCGGCCGCGGCTAAAGTGGAGGACGGTGCCCTGGAACTCAGATTCTTTGGTTGTGGGTTGACTGTTGGAAAAAAGATTGGCTTATCCGTCTTTGACAACAACGTTTCGGTAGCACTTGCTGGCAAGGAAGGGTTATGGCAACTTGTTGGCAAGAAAGAGTTATCGCAAACCACAACGCAGGACTAACTTTGTTCCTAAATTGCGAAACAATGTCGTTTGTGAAATGTAACTCGTAATTTAGTGTAAATTGCAGGTTTTTCACTAGTTTTAGTGGTATACATGACCACAATTGAAAATGTAGCACAGCTACCTATACTAAAGTAAAACGGAATTTGGTAGGAAAACTTATACTTAGTGGCGCCAAATTATGTAACGAGCAGCCCTCTGACGTGTCCACAAATAACGTCTTTCTGCACCCTTGCCGTAGCGATTTTTGACCATTCTAGTCATCTCGTTAATTCTTGGCTCATTTTTTGTCGATTATCAACTTTAAGTCTGCGTTTTGATTTGATTGTTTTACATGCTTGTGCTACTAGCTGGTTTGGTTTAGATTAacagtttttttcatttaccGAATACAGCTTGCCTATCATATTTGAGGTTTAATGAAATTAAGTGCTCTTATTAataaaaaatcatttgattgtGGATTCTTCATTTATTAGCTCAATCTCGTGATCGGGTTTGCTGGTGTACGTATCACATGCTTATGCTTTTCGGTCTCGTGCGAAATAAAAGAGAgct
The nucleotide sequence above comes from Acropora muricata isolate sample 2 chromosome 12, ASM3666990v1, whole genome shotgun sequence. Encoded proteins:
- the LOC136893044 gene encoding uncharacterized protein, producing the protein MDSLQVKSMAEYATKEEMRECKRPVSRTYVKREDDKFKAGARVDGDLNRSLIAARAQAGMKVTDWGATIGAGAECHFFQVKFTNQIEVSSRILGADAVAYVGVDLEGFVKEGSVMGAEARARATLGEFKAGPLHAHFGLGVSAAAKVEDGALELRFFGCGLTVGKKIGLSVFDNNVSVALAGKEGLWQLVGKKELSQTTTQD